Proteins co-encoded in one Medicago truncatula cultivar Jemalong A17 chromosome 8, MtrunA17r5.0-ANR, whole genome shotgun sequence genomic window:
- the LOC112417487 gene encoding putative leucine-rich repeat receptor-like serine/threonine-protein kinase At2g19230 — translation MKSKHQIFSYTEILNITDNFKTIIGEGGFGKVYIGILQDLTQVAVKILSTSSKQGYKEFQSEAQLLMIVHHRNLVSLIGYCDEDENKALIYEYMTNGSLQQHLFDDNTHILKWNERLKIAVDAAHGLEYLHNGCNLPIMHRDMKPSNILLDDNMQAKIADFGLSRAFANDVDSHISTRPAGTRGYIDPE, via the exons ATGAAATCAAAGCATCAAATATTCAGTTACACCGAAATTCTCAATATTACTGATAACTTCAAAACAATTATTGGAGAAGGAGGATTTGGAAAAGTTTACATTGGCATTTTACAAGATCTCACTCAAGTTGCTGTTAAAATTCTTTCAACATCATCAAAGCAAGGTTATAAGGAATTTCAATCTGAG GCACAACTTCTAATGATTGTTCATCATAGAAATTTGGTCTCTCTCATTGGATATTGCGATGAAGATGAAAACAAAGCATTGATTTATGAATACATGACAAATGGAAGTCTCCAACAACACTTATTTG ATGATAATACACATATCTTAAAATGGAATGAGAGACTCAAAATTGCAGTTGATGCAGCACATG GATTGGAGTATCTTCATAATGGGTGTAATCTACCTATTATGCATAGAGATATGAAGCCTTCCAACATATTATTAGATGATAATATGCAGGCCAAAATAGCTGATTTTGGCTTAAGTAGAGCTTTTGCTAACGATGTTGATTCTCATATATCCACTCGTCCTGCTGGTACAAGAGGTTATATTGATCCTGAGTAA